In one Rhinopithecus roxellana isolate Shanxi Qingling chromosome 1, ASM756505v1, whole genome shotgun sequence genomic region, the following are encoded:
- the HHLA2 gene encoding HERV-H LTR-associating protein 2, producing the protein MKAQTSFFLILISSLSGSQGIFHSDFFTYVPMNEQIIIGRLDEDIILPSSFERGSEVVIHWKYQDSYNSYNVHSYYKGSGHLESQDTRYANRTSLFYNEIQNGNASLFFRRLSLLDEGIYTCYVGTAIQAITNKVVLKVGVFLTPMMKYEKRNTNSFLICSVLSVYPRPIITWKMDNTLISENNMEETGSLGPFSINSTLNITGSNSSYECTIENSLLKQTWTGRWTMKDGLHKMQTEHVSLSCQLVNDYFSPNQDFKVTWSRMESGISSILAYYLSSSQNTTFYESRFSWNKELKNQSDFSMNLMDLSLSDSGEYLCNISSDEYTLLTIHTVHVEPSQETASDNKGLWILVASLILVAGVILVLCLILLIRKVKCCTERRRVSTESTHDDNASDNDEEKTRLSGRVQEMREDLDNL; encoded by the exons ATGAAGGCACAGACgtctttcttcctcattctcatATCATCTCTGAGTGGATCTCAAG GCATATTCCATTCGGATTTCTTCACTTATGTTCCTATGAATGAACAAATCATCATTGGAAGACTTGATGAAGATATAATTCTCCCTTCTTCATTTGAGAGGGGATCCGAAGTTGTAATACACTGGAAGTATCAAGATAGCTACAATAGCTACAATGTTCACAGTTACTACAAAGGCAGTGGCCATTTGGAAAGCCAAGATACCAGATATGCAAACAGGACATCCCTTTTCTATAATGAGATTCAAAATGGGAATGCGTCTCTATTTTTCAGAAGATTAAGCCTTCTGGACGAAGGAATTTACACCTGCTATGTAGGAACAGCAATTCAAGCGATTACAAACAAAGTGGTGCTAAAGGTGGGAG TTTTTCTCACACCCATGATGAAGTATGAAAAGAGGAACACAAACAGCTTCTTAATATGCAGCGTGTTAAGTGTTTATCCTCGTCCAATTATCACGTGGAAAATGGACAACACACTTATCTCTGAAAACAATATGGAAGAAACAGGGTCTTTGGGTCCTTTTTCGATTAACAGCACACTGAATattacaggatcaaattcatCTTATGAATGTACAATTGAAAATTCACTGCTGAAGCAAACATGGACAGGGCGCTGGACAATGAAAG ATGGCCTTCATAAAATGCAAACTGAACATGTTTCACTCTCATGTCAACTtgtaaatgattatttttctccAAACCAAGACTTCAAAGTTACTTGGTCCAGAATGGAAAGTGGGATTTCCTCTATCCTGGCTTACTATCTGAGCTCCTCACAAAATACAACTTTCTATGAATCCCGATTCTCATGGAACAAAGAGCTGAAAAACCAGAGTGActtctctatgaatttgatgGATCTTAGTCTTTCAGACAGTGGGGAATATTTGTGCAATATTTCTTCGGATGAATATACTTTACTCACCATACACACGGTGCATGTAG aACCAAGCCAAGAAACAGCTTCCGATAACAAAGGCTTATGGATTTTGGTGGCCAGTCTGATTTTGGTGGCCGGTGTGATTTTGGTGCTCTGTCTGATTTTGCTGATTCGGAAAGTAAAATGTTGCACAG aaaGACGTCGTGTCTCTACTGAGAGCACTCATGATGATAATGCCTCTGATAATGACGAAGAAAAGACG CGTCTTTCAGGAAGAGTACAGGAAATGAGAGAAGACCTTGACAACCTATGA